One window of Williamwhitmania sp. genomic DNA carries:
- a CDS encoding GAF domain-containing protein produces MKIKLNIQQRIQLFVTLSVAVIFGLGLAYVGSMAIETARTNAMALTQVTLEKYSQDIEKQMGVEMANVKTLSQAVTIYKNFPGDSWKPVVQNMYRAVLKADENVLSVWDSWELSAIDSTYTKPYGRYVFECYRQGDEIKSNTLFKSMDGDPPLYVFNKTEGQQGYETINVPYFYSYTGNAKDNILMTSLVSPIRLNNKFIGVVGFDIGLDRLQNLVQTIKPFEGSYAMLISTDLKYIGYPDKSKLGEEIADDFPDTYVDQGMDVKIQNGEKFSFFGEGTDGVTYYYAFNPIWIGRARTPWMLGIAVPKSTMLADAHRITWILVLVGLIGLIAMSLIVWWLSRRITGNIKVVTGLLSKLSKGHLDSSMMVNVDSKDEIGDMSDALNVSVRGLLEKVEFAKKIGTGVLNTELTLLSEDDELGKALVEMQHSLLSAREEEAKRKIEEDNRRWTNEGLAKFGDILRQNNDNLAVLADGILSNLVHYIDANQGGIFIYNEDEPGNEFFQMIAAYAYNRKKFLQKEFVVGEGLVGTAALEKKTIFMTDVPPAYIQISSGTGEARPRCLLIVPLLIEEKVLGIIELASFNILESYQIEFVEKIGQSIASTLQSVRINIRTQQLLNRSQQQAEELAAQEEEMRQNMEELQATQEESARKGSEMQSYIEALNTSAYVIEYDLDGTIININSSFLELLGIDREEVIGTHFTDRLQLNAAQMKEHERFWLELVNGMQKREINTYKVNGVSYKFQETYTPIRDESGVIYKILKISNNISGAK; encoded by the coding sequence ATGAAAATTAAACTGAATATTCAGCAGAGAATACAGCTGTTCGTGACCCTTTCGGTTGCAGTAATCTTTGGTCTCGGGCTAGCCTACGTTGGCAGCATGGCCATTGAAACGGCAAGAACCAATGCCATGGCTCTTACTCAGGTAACCCTTGAAAAGTATTCGCAGGACATTGAAAAGCAGATGGGCGTTGAAATGGCAAATGTAAAAACGTTGTCGCAGGCGGTTACAATATACAAGAATTTCCCTGGAGACTCGTGGAAGCCAGTGGTGCAGAACATGTACCGTGCTGTGCTTAAGGCGGACGAAAATGTACTTAGCGTTTGGGATTCATGGGAATTAAGTGCAATAGACTCTACCTACACCAAGCCATATGGCCGATATGTTTTCGAGTGCTATAGGCAAGGCGATGAAATAAAGAGCAACACCTTGTTCAAGAGTATGGACGGCGACCCACCGCTTTATGTGTTCAACAAAACAGAGGGCCAGCAAGGATACGAAACCATAAACGTTCCCTACTTCTACTCCTATACCGGCAATGCAAAGGATAATATTCTAATGACCAGCCTTGTTTCGCCCATTAGGTTAAACAATAAATTTATTGGTGTGGTTGGTTTCGACATTGGTCTGGATAGGCTTCAAAACTTGGTTCAAACCATAAAACCATTCGAGGGAAGCTACGCCATGCTAATCTCCACTGACCTTAAGTATATTGGGTACCCTGACAAGTCGAAATTGGGTGAGGAGATTGCTGATGATTTTCCGGATACTTATGTAGACCAAGGGATGGATGTTAAGATTCAAAATGGGGAGAAGTTTAGTTTTTTTGGAGAAGGTACCGATGGGGTAACCTACTATTATGCCTTTAATCCAATTTGGATTGGACGTGCACGCACACCTTGGATGCTTGGTATTGCGGTGCCAAAATCTACCATGCTGGCCGACGCACATCGTATCACCTGGATTCTAGTATTGGTTGGCCTTATTGGATTGATAGCCATGTCGCTCATTGTTTGGTGGCTATCGCGTCGAATTACAGGCAATATAAAGGTAGTAACAGGCTTGCTCAGCAAGTTGTCGAAGGGACACCTAGACAGCTCCATGATGGTTAACGTGGATTCCAAAGACGAAATTGGGGATATGTCGGATGCTTTGAATGTATCAGTTCGGGGGTTATTGGAAAAGGTTGAGTTTGCAAAGAAAATTGGTACCGGAGTTCTGAATACCGAACTAACGCTGCTTAGCGAAGATGATGAGTTAGGTAAAGCTCTTGTGGAGATGCAGCATAGCCTGCTTAGCGCTCGTGAAGAGGAGGCAAAACGAAAGATTGAAGAGGACAATAGACGTTGGACCAATGAAGGATTGGCCAAGTTTGGTGATATACTCCGTCAGAACAACGATAACCTTGCTGTTTTGGCTGATGGTATATTGAGTAACCTAGTCCACTACATCGACGCAAATCAGGGCGGCATATTTATTTACAACGAGGATGAACCGGGCAACGAATTCTTCCAGATGATTGCAGCATACGCCTATAACCGAAAGAAATTCTTGCAAAAGGAGTTTGTGGTTGGAGAAGGTCTAGTGGGAACGGCTGCATTAGAAAAGAAAACCATATTTATGACCGACGTTCCACCTGCCTATATTCAAATTAGTTCAGGTACTGGCGAGGCACGTCCTCGTTGCCTGTTAATTGTTCCCTTGTTAATTGAGGAAAAGGTTCTTGGAATTATTGAACTAGCATCGTTCAACATATTGGAATCCTATCAGATAGAATTTGTTGAAAAAATTGGACAAAGTATTGCCTCAACCTTACAGTCAGTACGAATAAATATTAGAACGCAGCAACTTCTTAACCGCTCGCAGCAGCAGGCCGAGGAGTTGGCTGCTCAGGAGGAGGAGATGCGTCAAAACATGGAAGAGCTGCAGGCAACACAGGAGGAGTCGGCACGCAAGGGCTCTGAAATGCAGAGTTACATTGAGGCACTCAACACCTCTGCCTACGTAATTGAATACGATCTGGATGGCACAATTATAAATATTAATAGTTCATTTCTTGAACTATTAGGTATTGATCGTGAGGAGGTTATTGGAACACACTTCACCGATAGGTTGCAACTTAATGCTGCCCAAATGAAGGAGCACGAGCGTTTCTGGCTCGAATTGGTAAACGGAATGCAGAAGAGGGAGATTAACACCTATAAGGTAAATGGCGTAAGCTATAAATTTCAGGAGACCTACACGCCCATTCGCGACGAGTCTGGAGTGATATACAAGATTCTGAAAATTTCCAACAATATTTCTGGTGCAAAATAA
- a CDS encoding PhzF family phenazine biosynthesis protein, with protein MKAIKIYQVDAFTSYLFGGNPAAVCVMDSWLPDSQMQHIAAENNLAETAFIVKTGYEEFAIRWFTPVVEVDLCGHATLASSYVLFRFYEQGSSRLTFQSSRSGVLGVSKEGEMLTLDFPADPCRAAAISTELIEGIGFAPVEVFQGREDLMLVLESEEQVLSIKPNFVKIASAVGVRGVIVTAPGNQVDFVSRFFAPQAGIPEDPVTGSAHTTLTPYWAKRLGKDTMQAIQLSARKGHLTCHMNGDRVEISGNAVLYLAGEIFVE; from the coding sequence ATGAAAGCAATAAAAATTTATCAAGTTGATGCTTTTACCAGCTACCTGTTTGGCGGAAATCCGGCCGCCGTATGCGTAATGGACTCATGGTTGCCCGATAGCCAGATGCAGCACATTGCGGCCGAGAACAATTTGGCTGAAACGGCCTTTATTGTAAAAACAGGCTATGAGGAATTCGCAATTCGGTGGTTCACACCTGTGGTGGAGGTAGACCTCTGTGGCCATGCAACTCTAGCCTCATCATATGTGTTGTTTCGTTTTTATGAGCAGGGGAGCAGCAGGCTTACCTTTCAGTCGAGTCGTTCTGGTGTATTAGGGGTAAGCAAAGAGGGTGAGATGCTCACGCTTGACTTTCCTGCTGACCCTTGCCGAGCGGCCGCCATCTCCACCGAATTGATAGAGGGAATTGGGTTTGCTCCCGTTGAAGTTTTTCAGGGGAGGGAGGACCTCATGCTGGTGCTAGAGAGCGAGGAGCAGGTACTCTCCATTAAGCCAAATTTTGTAAAGATTGCCTCTGCAGTTGGCGTTCGTGGGGTAATTGTAACCGCGCCGGGAAACCAAGTTGATTTCGTCTCCCGCTTTTTTGCACCGCAGGCAGGAATTCCCGAGGATCCGGTTACCGGCTCGGCCCACACAACGCTAACACCATACTGGGCAAAACGGCTGGGCAAAGACACCATGCAGGCCATCCAGCTGTCGGCTCGCAAGGGGCACCTTACCTGCCATATGAACGGCGACCGCGTTGAAATAAGTGGTAATGCGGTTTTGTATTTGGCTGGGGAGATATTTGTGGAGTAG
- a CDS encoding alpha-amylase domain-containing protein, with protein sequence MKTAKKILLSVAVLGLLVSNGQRAVAQNDVMMQAFYWNVPVDEANHNGTWWDVLRQKAPDLKSAGITGIWVPCPAKGNWGITDMGYGIYDHYDLGNYNQKGSVETRFGSRAELASMISTMHQSPKIEVYADVVLNHVYSSDENSEVNPAVKAYEFGEAHNGANTAYPTNEIKWVVPNAAVGTYYIQIKGFNLNWSADYKARGYDVNINWTGAATVENGRWESEPNNGGGQSNVFSVSGETLRAHIDYSGDIDEYAVTVTSPHDIVITLTARTEGTNPFSWNWADQTNGYYPVAIWYNGANLATTTLQAKTNTHITYVTHTGSGEPNYTWNYSYFHPSDANDWLGGPGTDEIITNTKFFGNDFNTFNSTVRSRLNAWGSWLAGTVGFDGFRLDFVRGFQESFVASWVSNLPLLDGRQRFVVGEYWGSDYRIKSWVNTVAADGADVDGFDFPLKSTLTSMCNDTQTNFNMAWLNHTGMVRNNSGNSLPGNSVVTFVDNHDTGKESDKWVNKDFKMAYAYILTHEGRPCVFYPHFYGVTQVDANNSSLTITAPSSLYSDIKKLIAIRKTYLGGSLAVLSEVGNPSPSGDTYNVYVARRQGNGTKSGAIIVLNNSSATKGLWVDVTPSGYENWAGQTLVNALNGTETVQVYSDGRAYFSAPARGYSIWVKQSEYTALQASPKQPLTNEVVDNQQVATMIVSPNPVSDASQVEINSPKESVASVALYDLSGRLVRSIASEKSIVGQAIFPLDCAGLVNGTYFCIALVGGKKLQSKVVVSR encoded by the coding sequence ATGAAAACAGCCAAAAAAATTTTGTTGTCAGTTGCTGTGCTTGGACTTTTAGTGTCCAACGGACAAAGAGCCGTAGCTCAGAACGACGTAATGATGCAGGCCTTCTACTGGAACGTGCCTGTGGATGAAGCTAATCACAATGGAACGTGGTGGGACGTACTTCGCCAAAAGGCCCCTGACCTTAAATCGGCAGGAATTACGGGTATTTGGGTTCCTTGCCCAGCGAAGGGCAATTGGGGAATTACCGATATGGGGTATGGCATTTACGACCACTACGACCTTGGGAACTACAACCAGAAGGGTAGTGTGGAAACGAGGTTTGGTAGTAGAGCCGAACTAGCCAGCATGATTTCAACCATGCACCAGTCGCCTAAAATTGAGGTGTATGCTGATGTTGTGCTTAACCACGTCTATTCAAGTGACGAAAATTCGGAGGTAAATCCGGCCGTAAAGGCTTACGAATTTGGGGAGGCTCACAATGGCGCAAACACCGCTTACCCCACAAACGAGATTAAGTGGGTGGTTCCCAATGCTGCTGTCGGAACCTACTACATTCAAATTAAGGGTTTTAATCTGAATTGGTCAGCCGATTATAAAGCAAGAGGTTACGATGTTAACATCAACTGGACTGGGGCTGCTACCGTTGAAAACGGCCGGTGGGAATCGGAACCAAATAATGGTGGTGGACAGAGTAATGTATTTTCCGTTTCGGGCGAAACGCTAAGGGCTCACATTGACTACAGTGGCGATATTGATGAGTATGCCGTTACGGTTACATCACCACATGACATTGTAATTACCCTGACTGCCAGAACAGAGGGCACCAATCCATTTTCATGGAACTGGGCCGACCAAACCAATGGTTACTATCCTGTTGCCATTTGGTATAATGGAGCAAACCTTGCAACAACAACTCTTCAGGCAAAAACCAATACACATATCACATACGTAACCCATACCGGATCGGGCGAGCCAAACTACACTTGGAACTACTCCTATTTCCACCCCTCCGATGCCAACGATTGGCTTGGTGGACCTGGAACCGACGAAATCATTACCAACACCAAGTTCTTTGGTAACGATTTTAATACATTCAACTCTACGGTTCGAAGCAGGTTAAATGCTTGGGGTTCATGGCTGGCCGGAACAGTTGGATTTGATGGCTTCCGGCTCGATTTTGTTAGAGGTTTTCAGGAGTCATTCGTGGCAAGCTGGGTGAGCAACCTACCTCTCCTCGATGGAAGACAACGCTTTGTTGTTGGTGAATATTGGGGGTCAGATTATAGAATTAAGAGTTGGGTAAATACCGTAGCTGCTGATGGTGCCGATGTGGATGGATTTGATTTCCCGCTCAAAAGCACCTTGACCTCCATGTGTAACGACACCCAGACCAACTTTAATATGGCCTGGCTGAACCATACTGGAATGGTTAGGAACAATAGCGGCAACAGTTTGCCCGGCAACTCAGTGGTAACCTTTGTCGACAATCACGATACTGGCAAGGAGAGCGATAAGTGGGTAAACAAGGACTTCAAGATGGCTTACGCCTATATTCTCACCCATGAGGGGCGGCCTTGTGTTTTCTACCCCCATTTTTATGGTGTTACACAGGTTGATGCCAACAACTCTTCGCTAACGATTACAGCACCTTCAAGTTTGTATTCGGACATTAAGAAGTTGATTGCAATTAGAAAAACATACTTGGGTGGTTCTTTGGCCGTACTGAGTGAGGTGGGTAATCCTTCACCTTCCGGCGATACCTACAATGTATACGTTGCACGTCGTCAGGGTAATGGTACAAAGAGCGGAGCCATCATTGTTTTAAATAATTCCTCTGCAACCAAGGGTCTTTGGGTAGACGTTACTCCAAGTGGTTACGAAAATTGGGCAGGGCAAACACTGGTCAATGCGCTCAATGGAACGGAGACGGTTCAGGTATATTCCGATGGTCGGGCATATTTTTCTGCTCCGGCAAGGGGTTATTCCATTTGGGTTAAGCAATCGGAATACACTGCGCTGCAGGCATCTCCCAAGCAACCGTTAACAAATGAGGTGGTTGATAATCAGCAGGTGGCAACCATGATTGTTTCACCAAATCCAGTTAGCGATGCATCTCAGGTTGAGATTAACTCACCGAAGGAGTCGGTTGCCTCCGTTGCGCTTTACGACCTTTCAGGAAGGTTAGTACGTTCAATTGCTAGCGAAAAAAGCATTGTAGGGCAAGCCATTTTTCCCCTTGATTGTGCCGGCTTGGTCAACGGTACCTACTTCTGCATTGCCCTTGTTGGTGGCAAGAAGCTGCAAAGCAAGGTCGTTGTGAGCCGGTAG
- a CDS encoding carbonic anhydrase produces the protein MQKQNYIAMNIKQIFTNNQQWIDEKLAADKDYFNKLSKGQNPDILYIGCSDSRVSAEELMGVKPGEVFVHRNIANMVPNTDLSAMSVITYAVNHLRVHHIVVCGHYHCGGVDSAMQSADLGLLNPWLRNIRDVYRLHQEELDAIADNDQKYNRLVELNVQEQCVNVIKTADVQRAIKERRITVHGWVFDIYTGKLVDLKIDFDKILEGIMKIYRLV, from the coding sequence GTGCAAAAACAGAACTACATTGCCATGAACATCAAGCAAATTTTCACCAACAACCAGCAGTGGATAGATGAGAAGCTCGCTGCCGACAAGGACTACTTCAACAAGCTGTCGAAGGGACAAAACCCCGATATTCTTTACATTGGGTGCTCCGACAGCCGCGTGAGTGCCGAGGAGCTGATGGGTGTTAAACCGGGTGAGGTTTTTGTGCACCGCAACATTGCCAACATGGTTCCCAACACCGACCTTAGCGCCATGTCGGTTATAACCTATGCTGTTAACCATCTCCGCGTGCACCATATCGTGGTTTGTGGCCACTACCACTGTGGAGGCGTGGACTCAGCCATGCAGTCGGCCGACCTTGGCCTTCTAAATCCTTGGCTGCGCAATATTCGCGACGTATACCGGTTGCACCAAGAGGAGCTCGATGCCATTGCCGATAACGATCAAAAGTACAACAGGCTGGTGGAGCTAAACGTGCAGGAGCAGTGCGTAAATGTTATCAAGACAGCCGACGTGCAAAGGGCCATTAAGGAGCGGCGAATTACCGTCCACGGGTGGGTATTTGATATCTACACCGGCAAGCTGGTCGACCTAAAAATCGATTTCGATAAAATTTTGGAAGGCATCATGAAGATCTACCGGTTGGTATAA
- a CDS encoding von Willebrand factor type A domain-containing protein, with amino-acid sequence MKKLLFIIVAGLFSVIAAAQTMAVKGTVTSDDNGNPIPGVSIQVMGTTTGATTDLNGNFSFATIDTSAVLVFSFVGFQSQEIKVNGKRVLNVIMVPQVATMDEVVVTSLGMSQQKALQGRTSGVVVHGYANFAPSATYTDESYSKISENGFKRTTDSPLSTFSIDVDRASWSNIRRFLNLGQNPPKDAIRIEEMVNYFNYSYPEPSGNHPYGITTEVAACPWQEGHLIMQIGLQAKHVSTENLPASNLVFLLDVSGSMNEPNKLPLVQSAFKLLVNNLRAKDRVAIVVYAGAAGEVLPSTSGENKARILDAIDQLRAGGSTAGGAGITLAYKIAQENFIKGGNNRIILATDGDFNVGASGDADMERLIEEKRKSGVFLTCLGFGMGNYKDSKMETLTDKGNGNYAYIDNMQEANRMFTKEFGGTLFTVAKDVKLQVEFNPAVVEAYRLIGYENRLLNNEDFKDDAKDAGEMGSGHTVTAIYEIIPKGVKSPFVKEVDSLKYQTAKLTAEAKEGDEMATVKTRYKLPDGDTSIPFEVVVPFRKGKISSASESLRFSSAVAMFGMMLRNSEYKGDLTKDLIIKQAKLAKGSDEDGYRSEFIRLVEAYNDKTEVGED; translated from the coding sequence ATGAAAAAGCTACTTTTTATTATTGTCGCGGGACTATTTTCGGTTATAGCAGCAGCTCAAACCATGGCGGTTAAGGGAACCGTAACATCGGATGACAATGGGAATCCAATACCCGGAGTCAGCATTCAGGTCATGGGCACAACCACAGGTGCTACCACGGACCTCAATGGAAACTTCTCATTTGCCACTATCGATACCTCAGCGGTGTTGGTTTTTTCCTTTGTTGGCTTTCAATCACAGGAGATTAAGGTTAATGGCAAGCGTGTTTTGAATGTGATTATGGTGCCACAGGTAGCTACAATGGACGAGGTTGTGGTAACTTCGCTGGGAATGTCACAGCAAAAAGCCTTGCAAGGCAGAACTAGCGGTGTGGTAGTTCATGGATATGCAAACTTTGCCCCTTCTGCTACATACACCGATGAATCCTACTCCAAAATTTCGGAAAACGGTTTTAAGCGCACAACCGATTCACCACTCTCCACCTTTAGTATCGACGTGGATCGCGCATCGTGGTCCAACATCCGCCGATTCTTAAACTTGGGCCAGAATCCACCGAAGGATGCCATTCGCATCGAGGAGATGGTGAACTACTTCAACTATAGTTACCCCGAGCCTAGTGGTAACCACCCTTACGGAATTACCACCGAAGTGGCCGCTTGTCCTTGGCAGGAGGGACATCTAATAATGCAAATTGGACTGCAGGCCAAGCATGTTTCAACAGAGAACCTTCCGGCCAGCAACCTAGTTTTTCTGCTGGACGTTTCCGGATCGATGAATGAGCCTAACAAGCTGCCGCTAGTGCAGTCGGCCTTTAAATTGCTTGTGAATAACTTACGGGCAAAGGACCGCGTTGCCATTGTGGTGTATGCCGGTGCTGCCGGTGAGGTGCTGCCATCCACTTCTGGTGAAAACAAGGCAAGGATATTGGATGCCATTGATCAACTCCGAGCCGGTGGCTCCACCGCTGGTGGGGCTGGCATAACGCTGGCATACAAAATAGCGCAGGAGAACTTTATCAAGGGAGGCAACAACCGCATCATCTTAGCCACCGACGGCGATTTTAACGTAGGTGCATCGGGCGATGCCGACATGGAGCGCCTGATTGAGGAGAAGCGTAAAAGCGGAGTCTTCCTCACCTGTTTAGGCTTTGGCATGGGAAACTACAAGGATAGCAAGATGGAAACCCTTACCGATAAGGGAAATGGCAACTATGCCTACATCGACAACATGCAGGAGGCCAACCGAATGTTCACAAAGGAGTTTGGAGGAACCTTGTTCACCGTGGCAAAGGATGTAAAGCTGCAGGTGGAGTTTAATCCCGCAGTGGTGGAGGCCTACCGCCTCATTGGTTACGAAAACAGGTTGCTCAACAATGAGGATTTTAAGGACGATGCAAAGGACGCAGGCGAAATGGGTTCGGGCCATACTGTAACCGCCATTTATGAGATTATTCCCAAGGGTGTAAAGAGTCCGTTTGTGAAGGAGGTAGACTCCCTAAAATATCAAACAGCCAAACTAACCGCCGAAGCCAAGGAGGGCGACGAAATGGCCACCGTAAAAACGCGCTATAAGCTGCCCGATGGCGATACCAGCATACCCTTTGAGGTGGTGGTGCCATTCCGAAAGGGGAAAATTAGTTCGGCATCAGAGAGCCTTCGCTTTTCCAGCGCCGTGGCCATGTTTGGCATGATGCTCCGCAATTCAGAATATAAGGGCGACCTTACTAAAGATTTGATAATAAAGCAGGCAAAACTTGCTAAGGGTAGCGACGAGGATGGCTACCGCTCGGAGTTTATTCGCCTAGTGGAAGCCTATAACGATAAGACAGAGGTTGGAGAGGACTAG
- a CDS encoding transglutaminase domain-containing protein, whose protein sequence is MVRATFLTTLLLALVSAALSQPAEDYSSLKALYPDQPAVYTQRSEVVEIFNTEKDGVSMRVEDHDELFILADDALPFAPGMEYFNATYAIEKIKAYTMIPLGKKYKTMEVKDFNKTTEMSNSVFFDDQQAYKYTYPAVCKGAKLVEETTYRTTKPEYPIGYHFGISLPAAKESLMVVFPESVKIYYKMFGDDTTMVHLTKTKKGKTWTYVWNASNVKSYTSESDAPSSRYYLPHILINIASYTTNSETVPVIGSLTDLYHWNYSRIKGVNSNIKPEIRALADSITSGADDEQTKVALIYRWVQKNIRYVAIEDGDNGYVPREATLVLQRRYGDCKDKTSLLQALISAIGADVSFAWIGTRSLPYKYSEFPSTNVDNHMIAVYRNPKGEVFFLDGTTRYHSMGLNPSEIQGKECLVARGPDKFDLLVVPISSPETNAIIDSVWTEIRHDTLVGRGSSYLCGEAKTDLIAAFVNAEVKDYPKVFARYLAKATNKFNITGIKVSNLNLIEDTLKVNYTFSFPSYISLRSDNYYVNLNLDRILQDVAIKPKRDIPIEVEYPSKRTFVCTLSLPAGYGKPMLPAASNFNGEAFNFYLSYKLQNNSVVLSKQVSMSTLLLQPNSFNLYRKFLGNLNSAYMQTIVLRKN, encoded by the coding sequence ATGGTGCGAGCAACTTTTTTAACGACCCTTCTGCTTGCGCTTGTCTCGGCTGCCCTGAGTCAGCCTGCCGAAGACTATTCCTCCCTTAAAGCGTTATATCCTGACCAACCTGCAGTTTATACTCAACGATCGGAGGTGGTGGAAATTTTCAACACCGAAAAGGATGGTGTTAGCATGAGGGTGGAGGATCACGACGAACTCTTTATCTTGGCCGACGATGCTCTCCCCTTTGCTCCCGGGATGGAGTATTTCAACGCCACCTATGCCATCGAGAAAATTAAGGCCTACACAATGATTCCATTGGGTAAAAAATATAAGACGATGGAGGTAAAGGATTTTAACAAAACGACAGAGATGTCGAACAGCGTTTTCTTCGACGACCAGCAGGCATACAAATACACCTACCCCGCTGTATGTAAAGGGGCAAAGTTGGTGGAGGAAACAACTTACAGGACCACAAAACCGGAATACCCAATTGGATACCATTTTGGGATAAGTTTACCAGCGGCCAAGGAGAGCCTCATGGTTGTCTTTCCCGAAAGTGTCAAAATTTACTACAAGATGTTTGGCGACGATACCACAATGGTTCATCTTACCAAAACAAAAAAGGGAAAAACATGGACATACGTTTGGAATGCTAGTAATGTTAAAAGCTACACCAGTGAATCGGATGCCCCCAGTTCGCGATATTACTTACCACATATCCTTATAAATATTGCAAGCTATACCACCAATTCGGAAACGGTACCTGTAATTGGGTCGCTAACCGATTTATACCACTGGAATTACTCTCGAATAAAAGGGGTCAACAGTAATATTAAACCGGAAATAAGAGCGTTGGCCGACTCCATAACCAGCGGTGCTGACGATGAGCAGACGAAGGTTGCCCTAATCTATCGCTGGGTTCAGAAAAACATCCGTTATGTGGCTATCGAGGATGGTGATAACGGTTATGTGCCTCGCGAGGCTACTCTTGTATTGCAGCGACGCTATGGCGACTGCAAGGATAAGACCAGTCTTCTTCAGGCACTAATTTCCGCCATTGGGGCTGATGTGAGCTTTGCTTGGATTGGGACTCGCTCTCTTCCTTACAAATATTCGGAGTTCCCGTCGACGAATGTGGATAACCACATGATTGCCGTCTACCGAAATCCGAAGGGAGAGGTGTTTTTTCTGGATGGAACAACGCGCTACCACTCAATGGGGTTAAATCCATCTGAAATTCAAGGAAAGGAGTGCCTCGTTGCACGTGGACCCGATAAGTTCGACCTGCTGGTGGTACCAATTTCTTCGCCCGAAACCAACGCCATTATCGATTCGGTTTGGACAGAGATACGTCACGATACCCTTGTAGGTAGAGGCAGTAGTTACCTCTGTGGAGAAGCAAAAACAGATTTAATTGCCGCCTTTGTTAATGCCGAGGTTAAGGATTATCCAAAGGTGTTTGCACGTTATTTGGCAAAGGCAACAAACAAGTTCAACATCACGGGAATCAAGGTGTCCAACTTGAACCTCATAGAGGATACGCTCAAGGTAAACTACACATTTAGTTTTCCAAGTTATATCTCACTTCGGAGCGATAACTACTACGTAAATCTCAACCTTGACCGAATTCTGCAAGATGTGGCCATTAAACCGAAGAGAGACATCCCCATAGAGGTGGAGTATCCTTCAAAAAGAACCTTTGTGTGCACCTTAAGTCTTCCTGCGGGTTATGGCAAACCAATGTTACCAGCTGCTTCCAACTTCAACGGTGAAGCCTTTAATTTCTACCTTTCATACAAGCTGCAAAACAACTCCGTTGTACTTTCAAAGCAGGTTAGTATGAGCACCCTGCTCCTGCAACCCAACAGCTTCAATTTATACCGAAAGTTTTTAGGCAATCTCAACTCGGCCTATATGCAAACCATTGTTTTAAGAAAAAATTAG
- a CDS encoding deoxynucleoside kinase, which yields MHIAIAGNIGSGKTTLTTLLSKHYGWKAMYEDVDDNPYLEDFYQDMKRWSFNLQIYFLNSRFKQVVDIQRGEKAVVQDRTIYEDAMIFAPNLHDMGLMTPRDFANYLSLFNLMTSLIKPPDLLVYLKASVPTLVSQIQKRGREYENTIRLDYLQGLNERYDKWIEDYTLGKMLIIDRDALDFHEKPEDLSLVIDKIDAQLFGLF from the coding sequence ATGCATATAGCCATTGCCGGAAATATTGGTTCTGGAAAAACAACGCTTACCACTCTTTTATCCAAGCATTATGGCTGGAAAGCCATGTATGAGGACGTGGACGACAACCCATACCTGGAGGACTTTTACCAAGATATGAAACGTTGGTCCTTCAACCTTCAAATTTATTTTCTGAATAGCCGGTTTAAGCAGGTGGTCGATATTCAACGCGGCGAGAAGGCTGTGGTACAGGACAGAACCATCTATGAGGATGCCATGATTTTTGCGCCAAACCTCCACGACATGGGACTGATGACTCCTCGTGATTTTGCCAACTACCTTTCACTTTTCAACCTAATGACCTCACTCATAAAGCCACCCGATTTACTTGTCTACCTCAAGGCCTCTGTGCCAACCCTCGTGAGTCAGATTCAAAAACGGGGGCGTGAGTATGAGAACACCATTCGGCTCGACTACCTTCAAGGCCTAAACGAGCGCTACGATAAGTGGATTGAGGACTACACGTTGGGCAAGATGTTGATAATTGATCGCGATGCCTTAGATTTCCACGAGAAACCTGAAGATTTAAGCTTGGTGATAGACAAGATAGACGCTCAACTATTCGGCCTATTTTAA